Proteins from one Phyllobacterium zundukense genomic window:
- a CDS encoding glycosyltransferase family 4 protein has translation MADKPSLRIVHCFRAPVGGIFRHVRDLIEAQVKAGHKVGVICDASTGGDFEEALLAGLRDRLELGLKRIAMQRQIGPGDAMAALRTYRIIKKLQPDVLHGHGAKGGTYARLFGSWLRVSGSRVARFYSPHGGSLHYDPNSLQGRVIFQVERAMEKMTDRIIFVSAFEQNVYTKKVGEPRCDFALIYNGLADSEFEPVVTLHDAADFLFIGEMRVLKGPDIFIDALAKANSQSGQNLTAVMVGDGKDRASLVRQAGANIRFLMPMKAHDAFRLAKVVVIPSRAEALPYIVIEALAAGMPVIASRVGGIPEILGDDSPALVQPEANDLASKMTYVISDIARYRQTLPGIEALRQKFGVEAMATRLETEYFAALDR, from the coding sequence ATGGCCGACAAACCATCCCTTCGCATCGTTCACTGTTTTCGTGCGCCTGTTGGCGGGATATTTCGCCACGTACGCGATCTCATCGAAGCGCAGGTCAAGGCCGGTCACAAGGTCGGTGTGATCTGTGACGCATCGACAGGCGGTGACTTCGAAGAAGCATTGCTTGCAGGGCTGCGCGACAGGCTTGAGCTCGGTCTCAAACGCATTGCCATGCAGCGCCAGATCGGGCCGGGCGATGCGATGGCGGCGCTGCGGACATACAGGATCATCAAGAAATTGCAGCCGGATGTCCTGCACGGGCATGGTGCCAAGGGCGGCACCTATGCGCGGCTCTTCGGCTCGTGGTTGCGGGTATCCGGTTCACGCGTTGCCCGGTTTTATTCTCCGCATGGCGGCAGCCTGCACTACGATCCCAACAGCCTGCAGGGCCGCGTGATCTTCCAGGTCGAACGCGCGATGGAGAAGATGACCGACAGGATCATTTTCGTCTCCGCATTCGAACAGAACGTTTACACGAAGAAAGTCGGCGAGCCGCGGTGCGACTTCGCGCTGATCTATAACGGCCTGGCAGACAGTGAATTCGAACCGGTCGTGACATTGCACGACGCCGCCGATTTTCTATTTATCGGCGAGATGCGCGTATTGAAGGGACCCGATATCTTTATCGACGCCCTTGCGAAAGCGAACAGCCAAAGCGGCCAGAATCTGACGGCAGTCATGGTTGGAGACGGCAAGGATCGAGCGAGCCTCGTCAGACAAGCCGGTGCAAATATTCGTTTTCTCATGCCGATGAAGGCGCATGACGCATTCAGGCTGGCCAAGGTGGTCGTAATTCCTTCCCGCGCCGAAGCCCTACCCTATATCGTGATCGAGGCTCTCGCTGCAGGGATGCCGGTTATTGCCAGTCGCGTCGGTGGCATTCCGGAAATCCTTGGCGATGATTCCCCTGCCCTGGTGCAGCCGGAGGCCAATGATCTGGCTAGCAAAATGACCTATGTCATCAGCGATATCGCACGTTACAGGCAGACGCTTCCAGGTATCGAAGCGCTCAGGCAAAAGTTCGGCGTCGAGGCAATGGCTACGCGGCTGGAAACCGAGTATTTCGCAGCGCTAGATCGCTGA
- a CDS encoding undecaprenyl-phosphate glucose phosphotransferase — protein sequence MTDRKAESKLSREVVRNLTPDTPRTSGEKPVLSPVAYQIASQYAKDTNSPVMISGIMRIIEFLIIVLAGIAVFIIYVGPSASTLAQYSLAILATAVVTVVLLELTDSYQLAVMRDPFSKFGKLILVWSGAFAMMSLAAFFLKTSEDYSRVWFGTWYGSGLILFLVFRIVMSRLIRGWARNGKMERRAVIVGGGKPAEDLIRSIEQQPYNDIRICGVFDDRDAKRSPPIVAGYPKLGNISELIEFARIAQIDMLIVSLPITAEARVLSLLKKLWVLPVDIRLSAHNNHLQFRPRAYSYIGSVAMIDLFDKPINDWDSVAKRAFDIFFSVFGLIVFSPVILATAIAIKLESKGPVIFKQLRHGFNNEVIEVWKFRSMFTEMCDPTARNAVVKNDPRVTRVGRFIRKTSIDELPQFFNSLMGTLSLVGPRPHAIAAHTRNLLYNDVVDGYFARHRVKPGVTGWAQINGWRGEVDTDDKIKMRTEFDLYYIENWSLWFDLKILFLTPVRLLNTDNAY from the coding sequence ATGACAGACAGAAAAGCGGAATCGAAGCTTTCGCGCGAGGTTGTTCGCAACCTTACGCCCGACACGCCGCGCACTTCCGGCGAGAAGCCGGTGCTGAGCCCGGTCGCCTATCAGATCGCCTCGCAATATGCCAAGGACACCAATTCGCCAGTGATGATCAGCGGCATCATGCGGATCATCGAATTCCTGATCATTGTGCTGGCGGGCATTGCCGTCTTCATTATCTATGTCGGCCCATCCGCCTCTACCTTGGCGCAATATTCCCTTGCGATCCTCGCCACGGCAGTGGTCACGGTCGTGCTTCTGGAGCTCACCGACAGTTACCAGCTTGCCGTCATGCGCGACCCCTTCAGCAAGTTCGGAAAACTCATCCTCGTCTGGTCCGGCGCTTTCGCGATGATGTCGCTGGCGGCGTTTTTCCTCAAGACCTCGGAAGACTATTCGCGAGTGTGGTTTGGCACCTGGTACGGGTCGGGACTGATCCTTTTCCTCGTATTCCGCATAGTCATGTCGCGCTTGATCCGAGGCTGGGCCCGCAACGGCAAGATGGAACGGCGCGCGGTTATCGTTGGCGGTGGCAAGCCGGCGGAAGACCTCATCCGGTCGATCGAACAGCAGCCCTATAACGACATTCGTATTTGCGGCGTTTTTGACGATCGCGATGCCAAGCGGTCACCGCCGATCGTCGCCGGTTATCCGAAGCTCGGTAATATTTCCGAATTGATCGAGTTCGCGCGTATCGCCCAAATCGATATGCTGATCGTCTCCCTGCCCATCACCGCGGAAGCGCGGGTGCTGTCACTTTTGAAGAAGCTCTGGGTTCTGCCCGTCGATATCCGCCTGTCGGCGCACAACAACCATCTGCAGTTCCGGCCGCGTGCCTATTCCTATATCGGGTCCGTCGCCATGATCGACTTGTTCGACAAGCCGATCAACGACTGGGATTCGGTGGCTAAACGTGCCTTCGACATCTTCTTCAGCGTCTTCGGCCTGATCGTCTTCAGTCCGGTTATTCTGGCGACTGCCATTGCCATCAAGCTTGAAAGCAAGGGGCCGGTGATCTTCAAGCAGCTCCGGCATGGCTTCAACAACGAGGTCATCGAAGTCTGGAAGTTCCGCTCCATGTTCACCGAGATGTGCGACCCGACGGCGCGCAATGCCGTGGTCAAGAACGACCCGCGCGTGACCCGCGTCGGCCGCTTCATTCGCAAGACTTCGATCGACGAACTGCCGCAGTTCTTCAATTCATTGATGGGAACGCTTTCGCTCGTCGGACCCCGGCCGCACGCCATCGCCGCGCATACGCGCAATCTGCTCTATAACGACGTTGTCGACGGTTATTTCGCACGGCATCGGGTCAAGCCCGGCGTGACGGGCTGGGCACAGATCAATGGCTGGCGCGGCGAAGTCGACACGGACGACAAGATCAAGATGCGCACGGAATTCGATCTTTACTACATCGAGAACTGGTCGCTGTGGTTCGATCTGAAGATCCTGTTCCTGACCCCCGTGCGACTTCTCAACACGGATAATGCCTATTGA
- a CDS encoding polysaccharide biosynthesis/export family protein, whose translation MTLGGCASYRPAPAAFNEAINKPYMLDAGDRIRLTVFEQEGITNTYSVDQAGYISVPLIGSVPARGKTIQQIEKEVAAKLRKGYLRDPDVAVEIDRYRPVFIMGEVGAAGQYSYVPGMTAQKAIAAAGGFTPRAQQNDVDITRQFNGESLTGRVTISDQVLPGDTIYVRERFF comes from the coding sequence ATGACGCTGGGTGGATGTGCCAGTTACCGCCCGGCCCCGGCAGCGTTCAACGAAGCAATCAACAAGCCTTACATGCTGGACGCGGGCGACCGCATCCGGCTGACCGTTTTCGAGCAGGAAGGCATTACCAACACATATAGCGTCGATCAGGCGGGATATATCTCCGTCCCGCTGATTGGCAGCGTCCCTGCCCGTGGCAAGACCATCCAGCAGATCGAAAAAGAAGTCGCTGCCAAGCTGCGCAAAGGTTATCTGCGCGATCCGGACGTCGCAGTCGAAATCGATCGCTACCGACCGGTCTTCATCATGGGTGAAGTCGGTGCGGCCGGGCAATACTCCTACGTTCCGGGCATGACGGCGCAGAAAGCCATTGCCGCGGCTGGCGGCTTTACCCCGCGCGCCCAACAGAACGACGTCGATATCACGCGCCAGTTCAACGGCGAAAGCCTGACGGGCCGCGTCACCATTTCCGATCAGGTGCTGCCCGGCGACACGATCTATGTGCGCGAGCGGTTTTTCTGA